In Oceanobacillus sp. FSL K6-2867, one DNA window encodes the following:
- a CDS encoding chromate transporter, with the protein MNHKLKTWLEILIVSTRLGLTSFGGPIAHLGYFHEEYIRRRKWMDEKSYADLVALCQFLPGPASSQVGIGIGVMRGGVIGGIISFLGFTLPSVIALIIFASLLHTFGIEDAGWINGLKIVAVVVVAHAVLGMSQNLTPDLKRKTIALFTLVITLLWQTAFTQIGAIILAGFVGFLLFRQQTNKEEQTIRHFHISARFGYICLTLFFGLLILLPILRNLTSIQWIALFDSFYRSGSLVFGGGHVVLPLLEQEFVPTGWLSEQEFLAGYGAAQAVPGPLFTFAAYIGAVINGWQGGLFAAFAIFLPAFLLILGTLPFWDALRRNPKIKAALIGINASVVGILIAALYNPIWTSSIHAPADFALAAILFSMLVYWRLPPWVIVLSGAIGGLFIAYL; encoded by the coding sequence ATGAATCATAAACTTAAAACATGGTTAGAGATTTTAATAGTTTCTACCAGACTTGGATTAACGTCATTTGGTGGACCCATTGCACATTTAGGTTACTTTCATGAAGAGTATATTCGAAGGCGGAAATGGATGGATGAAAAAAGCTACGCTGATTTAGTTGCACTCTGCCAGTTTTTGCCTGGTCCTGCCAGCAGTCAGGTGGGAATAGGAATTGGGGTCATGCGCGGTGGAGTGATTGGCGGAATTATTTCATTCCTTGGTTTCACATTACCATCCGTAATAGCACTTATTATTTTTGCTTCTCTTCTTCATACGTTTGGAATAGAAGATGCTGGATGGATCAATGGCCTTAAAATTGTTGCTGTTGTCGTTGTTGCCCACGCAGTTCTAGGTATGTCCCAAAATTTAACGCCTGATTTAAAAAGAAAAACAATAGCTCTATTTACACTCGTTATTACACTGTTATGGCAGACAGCCTTCACTCAAATTGGTGCAATTATTCTAGCAGGATTTGTCGGTTTTCTGCTTTTCAGACAGCAAACCAACAAGGAAGAACAAACAATTCGCCATTTCCATATCTCAGCCCGATTCGGATATATTTGCTTAACGCTCTTTTTTGGCTTACTCATCCTGCTTCCTATATTACGCAATCTTACATCGATACAATGGATTGCTTTGTTCGATAGTTTTTATCGCTCTGGCTCTCTCGTTTTTGGCGGGGGACATGTTGTATTACCTTTATTAGAACAAGAATTTGTTCCTACGGGATGGTTAAGTGAACAGGAATTTCTTGCAGGTTATGGAGCAGCACAGGCAGTTCCTGGACCATTATTTACGTTTGCTGCATATATTGGTGCAGTAATAAATGGCTGGCAAGGCGGTTTGTTTGCTGCATTTGCAATCTTTTTACCGGCATTCCTTCTTATACTAGGTACATTGCCTTTTTGGGATGCGCTACGACGCAACCCGAAAATTAAAGCTGCATTAATAGGGATAAATGCTTCTGTTGTAGGGATTTTAATCGCTGCACTTTACAACCCGATTTGGACAAGCTCTATCCATGCTCCAGCAGACTTTGCTCTCGCAGCAATATTATTCAGTATGCTTGTTTACTGGAGACTTCCACCATGGGTAATTGTACTATCCGGTGCGATAGGCGGATTGTTCATAGCGTATCTTTAA
- a CDS encoding PadR family transcriptional regulator, whose product MEDKILRKLFLGFIQIHILHHAKEHPIYGAWMHEELQSHGYEISAGTLYPILHSMESDGLLMRENRNVEGKIRKYYTATGKGEEILVQARAKAYELFKEIKD is encoded by the coding sequence TTGGAAGATAAAATACTGCGAAAGCTCTTTTTAGGATTTATCCAAATACATATTTTGCATCACGCAAAGGAACATCCAATTTATGGGGCTTGGATGCACGAAGAGCTGCAATCACATGGCTACGAAATTAGTGCGGGTACCTTATATCCAATTCTTCACAGTATGGAATCAGATGGACTTTTAATGAGAGAAAACCGAAATGTAGAAGGAAAAATAAGAAAGTATTATACAGCTACTGGCAAGGGGGAAGAAATTCTTGTTCAAGCCCGGGCTAAGGCCTATGAATTATTTAAAGAGATAAAAGATTAG
- a CDS encoding hydrolase, which translates to MLNKENTVFVLVDVQGKLSNIVYDSKSLINNLKILIQGLNILHVPIVWLEQYPRGLGETNEALTKLLPDIKPIHKITFDACKNQRFLDALAAAKRKKVLIAGIETHICVYQTALGIQSLGYEVQVIADAVSSRTKMNKEIGLHKMFASGILPSSVEMALYELMETAGSSEFKRILELLK; encoded by the coding sequence TTGTATTAGTAGATGTACAGGGAAAGCTCTCTAACATTGTCTATGATAGTAAGAGCTTAATTAACAATTTAAAGATCCTCATACAGGGTCTCAACATACTTCATGTTCCTATCGTATGGCTGGAACAGTATCCTAGGGGGTTAGGAGAAACAAACGAAGCATTAACAAAACTTTTGCCAGATATTAAACCGATTCATAAAATCACTTTTGACGCATGTAAAAACCAGAGATTTTTGGATGCATTAGCTGCTGCGAAACGAAAGAAGGTTTTAATAGCTGGCATTGAAACACATATTTGCGTCTATCAGACAGCATTAGGAATACAATCGCTAGGCTATGAGGTGCAGGTTATAGCAGACGCTGTATCCTCGCGAACAAAGATGAATAAAGAAATTGGTCTTCACAAAATGTTTGCATCAGGAATTCTGCCATCAAGTGTGGAAATGGCATTATATGAATTAATGGAAACGGCTGGAAGCAGTGAATTTAAACGTATTTTGGAATTGCTTAAATAA
- a CDS encoding DMT family transporter: MKNTNNRIVGIIYVLLGASFWGIGGTAAHYLFETAHINVNWYVSTRLVLSGILLLGMQLLLSGRETVFAVWKDPKKSLSLIIFSLFGMLLVQYSYMASIAEGNAAVATLLQYLAPIYIIIWVIFRGQQRMQTSDVIAILLTIIGTLLLLTNGSFKGLSVSSIAVIWGVISGISLAFYTLYARNLLRFYSSVTVVGWAMIIAGICMNVIHPIWKVEMQDWSAATIGVLGFTIIFGTTLAFWMFIKSLEYLEAKETTLLGTVEPLTAVVSSVIWLNIPFGFWQVIGMGLILMLVLYLSLAKK, translated from the coding sequence ATGAAAAATACAAACAATCGTATAGTGGGAATTATTTATGTTCTATTAGGAGCGAGTTTTTGGGGGATTGGTGGAACAGCAGCACATTACTTATTTGAAACAGCTCATATCAATGTGAATTGGTATGTTTCAACCAGACTCGTACTTAGCGGGATATTACTATTGGGAATGCAATTGCTGCTATCAGGTAGAGAAACTGTATTTGCGGTATGGAAAGATCCCAAAAAAAGTCTATCGCTAATTATCTTTAGTTTGTTTGGAATGTTATTAGTTCAGTATTCTTATATGGCCTCCATTGCAGAAGGCAACGCTGCTGTAGCTACCTTATTACAGTATTTAGCACCTATTTATATTATTATCTGGGTGATTTTTAGAGGTCAACAAAGAATGCAAACATCAGATGTGATTGCAATTCTGTTAACGATAATTGGGACACTGCTTTTGTTAACAAATGGTTCGTTTAAGGGGTTATCAGTTTCAAGTATTGCTGTCATTTGGGGAGTTATCTCGGGTATTTCACTTGCATTCTATACACTTTATGCGCGCAATTTGCTCCGATTTTACTCATCTGTAACAGTTGTTGGATGGGCTATGATTATTGCTGGGATCTGTATGAATGTCATTCATCCTATTTGGAAAGTTGAAATGCAGGATTGGTCGGCTGCAACTATCGGGGTGTTAGGCTTTACGATTATATTTGGTACAACGCTTGCCTTTTGGATGTTTATTAAGAGTTTGGAGTATCTGGAAGCAAAAGAGACAACATTACTGGGTACTGTCGAGCCGTTAACTGCAGTAGTCAGCAGCGTCATATGGCTAAATATTCCATTTGGGTTTTGGCAAGTTATCGGAATGGGTTTGATTTTAATGTTAGTTCTTTATTTATCGTTAGCTAAAAAGTAA
- a CDS encoding CueP family metal-binding protein: MKIKIIVVAFIGLVFAAGYFFAVKVGDVEQKEEAETADIKELVHDYSIGKIENQSASITSKELIVIDQDGSQQNYDLPKDEFFVSIAPYINETHPCATHSLTGCQGEMVHEAFDVYIEDQEGNVMVDETMKSQSNGFIDLWLPRDKTYQITITNDGKEVKSEISSYENDHTCITTLQLAESM; encoded by the coding sequence ATGAAAATAAAAATCATTGTGGTCGCATTTATTGGGTTGGTATTTGCAGCAGGATATTTTTTCGCTGTGAAAGTTGGTGATGTGGAGCAAAAAGAAGAAGCTGAAACAGCAGACATTAAAGAATTGGTGCATGATTACAGTATCGGTAAAATAGAAAACCAGTCTGCTTCTATTACATCAAAGGAACTTATTGTGATTGATCAGGATGGAAGTCAGCAAAATTATGATTTACCGAAAGATGAGTTCTTTGTTTCTATCGCTCCATATATTAATGAAACACATCCTTGTGCTACCCATAGTTTGACAGGATGTCAGGGGGAAATGGTTCATGAAGCGTTTGATGTCTACATTGAAGATCAAGAAGGTAATGTGATGGTAGATGAAACCATGAAGTCCCAATCAAATGGCTTTATTGATTTGTGGCTCCCTCGGGATAAAACGTATCAAATTACGATTACTAATGATGGAAAAGAAGTGAAGTCAGAGATTTCTTCCTATGAAAACGATCATACATGCATTACGACATTGCAATTGGCAGAGAGTATGTGA
- a CDS encoding aminoglycoside phosphotransferase family protein: protein MDNINHILCVQYGIKVTNKSIQQGGWASLAYKIDDGKSSYFLKIYERKRASTPKLTALIDQYTPILVWLKEHSNLKHHLTVPILTRQKEYTCEDDNNIYMLYDYINGKTIGNQDLTDNQIKQFSQIISELHLYGEDNPIKTEAIKEDFNVAFLEKLQDTLHAANSFSIDVRQLITPYVKPLLEMILHVDQLAKQLKEADLKMSLCHTDLHYWNLMQSDYLMLIDWEGLKLAPVEADLMFVVNKTYFNEFLAIYRRKHLNFSINPAALRFYQEKRKLEDIWEFIEQILYDEQEEQERVNTMKCLVDELKSID, encoded by the coding sequence ATGGATAACATTAATCATATATTATGTGTACAGTATGGTATTAAAGTCACTAATAAATCGATTCAGCAAGGCGGCTGGGCATCGCTTGCCTATAAGATAGATGATGGAAAGAGCAGCTACTTTTTAAAAATATACGAAAGGAAAAGAGCATCTACCCCAAAATTAACAGCACTTATAGACCAATACACACCTATACTGGTGTGGTTAAAGGAGCATAGTAATTTAAAGCACCATCTCACTGTACCAATTCTAACCAGGCAAAAGGAGTATACATGTGAAGATGACAATAACATTTACATGCTTTACGACTATATTAATGGAAAGACAATTGGTAATCAGGATTTAACAGATAACCAGATCAAACAGTTTTCACAAATTATTTCAGAGCTTCATTTATATGGCGAGGATAACCCTATTAAAACAGAAGCAATCAAAGAGGATTTTAATGTAGCGTTTTTAGAGAAGTTACAGGATACGCTGCATGCAGCTAATAGTTTCTCGATTGACGTACGGCAACTAATTACGCCCTATGTAAAACCATTATTGGAAATGATCTTACATGTCGATCAGCTTGCAAAGCAATTAAAAGAAGCTGACCTGAAAATGAGTCTGTGCCATACCGATTTACACTATTGGAATTTGATGCAATCTGATTACTTAATGTTAATCGATTGGGAAGGATTGAAATTAGCACCAGTTGAAGCGGATTTGATGTTTGTTGTAAATAAAACCTATTTCAATGAATTTCTTGCGATTTATCGAAGAAAGCATCTGAACTTTTCAATTAACCCTGCTGCATTACGATTTTATCAAGAAAAAAGAAAGCTGGAGGATATTTGGGAGTTTATCGAACAAATATTGTATGATGAGCAGGAAGAACAAGAACGAGTAAATACAATGAAGTGTTTAGTAGACGAGTTGAAAAGTATCGATTAA
- a CDS encoding GNAT family N-acetyltransferase yields MKRIRLKMKRKDLLNIPEFSLPDGYQIRKFKKGDEHNWARIEASVDEFKTEKAALAHFAKEFGPHIDEMEERCLFVENSNGEAIATTTAWYGDLKGDGEILGRIHWVGVIPEYQGKKLSKPLLSEAMKVLARHHERAYLTSQTTSYQAVNMYLNFGFEPFITEPSCHEAWNLMERRLNREIATK; encoded by the coding sequence GTGAAAAGAATTCGGCTGAAGATGAAAAGAAAAGATCTATTGAATATTCCAGAGTTTTCGCTTCCAGATGGGTATCAAATTCGAAAGTTTAAAAAAGGTGATGAACATAACTGGGCTAGAATTGAAGCGAGTGTGGACGAATTTAAAACTGAAAAAGCTGCCCTTGCACATTTCGCGAAAGAATTTGGTCCGCACATAGATGAAATGGAAGAGCGCTGTCTATTTGTGGAGAATAGCAATGGAGAGGCAATCGCAACAACAACCGCATGGTATGGAGATTTAAAAGGAGATGGCGAGATACTAGGCAGAATCCATTGGGTCGGTGTTATTCCCGAATATCAAGGGAAGAAGCTCTCCAAGCCTTTATTGAGTGAGGCTATGAAAGTTTTAGCGCGACATCATGAAAGAGCTTATCTTACATCGCAAACAACGAGTTATCAGGCTGTAAATATGTATTTAAACTTTGGATTTGAGCCTTTTATTACAGAGCCTAGCTGTCACGAGGCTTGGAATTTGATGGAACGGAGGTTGAATCGCGAAATAGCGACGAAATAA
- a CDS encoding HAD family hydrolase translates to MIKAVIFDFDGLILDTETAWFNAYKEVLKEQYQFELPLDVFVKCVGSSDTALYSFLEKKLGNHLDVNMLRKQTGELHTRLIKEAKAREGVEEYLEDARKKGLTIALATSSTNKWVTAHLNNLNLASYFDYFITQDMVEHIKPAPDLFLKTLEILKLKPHEAIVFEDSLNGLIAALEAKIPTVVIPNPVTASLPFENYHLKLTSMADMSLQEIIESLNKS, encoded by the coding sequence ATGATTAAAGCAGTTATTTTTGACTTTGATGGGCTGATTTTGGATACAGAGACGGCATGGTTTAACGCGTATAAGGAAGTGTTAAAAGAACAGTACCAATTCGAATTACCACTTGACGTATTTGTGAAGTGTGTTGGCTCGAGTGATACAGCACTATATTCGTTTCTGGAAAAGAAGTTGGGAAATCATTTAGATGTGAATATGCTTCGTAAGCAAACTGGAGAACTACATACACGGCTAATTAAAGAGGCAAAGGCGAGGGAAGGTGTAGAAGAGTACCTTGAGGATGCTCGTAAAAAAGGATTGACAATTGCTTTAGCAACAAGCTCAACAAATAAGTGGGTAACAGCTCATTTAAATAACTTAAATTTGGCTTCCTATTTTGACTATTTTATAACCCAGGATATGGTGGAACATATTAAGCCGGCTCCGGATCTGTTTTTGAAAACATTAGAGATATTAAAACTGAAGCCTCATGAAGCAATTGTTTTTGAAGACTCACTAAATGGGTTGATTGCTGCGCTGGAAGCAAAAATTCCCACGGTTGTTATTCCGAATCCTGTTACAGCTTCCTTGCCATTTGAAAATTACCATTTAAAGTTAACTTCTATGGCGGATATGAGCTTGCAGGAGATTATCGAATCATTAAACAAAAGCTGA
- a CDS encoding AraC family transcriptional regulator, with amino-acid sequence MKKRDIILNSMNEEIIPYTEPDWLHSIECTNISKTLLGYIPLHWHEELQFVAVIKGTVELHILGEKINLKEGSGFFINSGVIHEIQAKTLNATYICWNIGITLFDKHIQTKYILPLIQEGNTPYVIFNPSKERHSRIIQAILTSYKCYINKEKSFELIITIQYLICIKELLHEIVLESSNRYPIYDQRVKNILEYIHTHYRTQIKLETLAEIAYLSKSETNRLFKKHIGRTPFTYILDYRLERSIDLLIGTRSTITEIAIECGFSSVSYFIDKFKKSFHVTPKKYRDEKGLRNR; translated from the coding sequence ATGAAAAAAAGAGATATTATCCTAAATTCAATGAATGAAGAAATCATTCCATATACAGAACCAGATTGGTTACATTCCATAGAATGCACAAACATTTCAAAGACGCTCTTAGGTTATATCCCTTTACATTGGCATGAGGAATTACAATTTGTCGCTGTAATAAAAGGCACAGTAGAACTTCATATTTTGGGGGAAAAAATAAACCTTAAGGAAGGTTCCGGATTTTTTATCAATTCTGGGGTTATCCATGAAATCCAAGCAAAAACATTAAATGCTACATATATTTGCTGGAATATCGGGATTACATTATTCGATAAACACATCCAAACTAAATACATCCTTCCTTTAATACAGGAGGGCAACACACCGTATGTCATTTTTAACCCTTCAAAAGAAAGGCATAGCCGCATTATACAGGCTATCTTAACCAGCTATAAATGTTATATTAACAAAGAAAAATCATTTGAATTGATCATAACCATTCAATATCTGATCTGTATAAAAGAATTGCTGCATGAGATTGTACTTGAATCATCCAATCGTTATCCGATTTACGACCAACGGGTAAAAAATATTCTGGAATATATTCATACACACTATAGAACACAAATTAAATTAGAAACACTTGCTGAAATAGCCTATTTAAGCAAATCTGAAACAAACAGACTATTTAAGAAACACATTGGCAGAACCCCTTTTACGTATATACTTGATTATCGATTAGAGCGCAGCATTGACCTTCTAATTGGAACTAGAAGCACAATTACTGAGATTGCAATAGAATGTGGATTTTCTAGTGTTAGTTACTTTATTGATAAATTCAAAAAATCATTTCACGTCACACCTAAAAAATATAGAGATGAAAAAGGGCTAAGAAACCGTTAG